Proteins co-encoded in one Pleurodeles waltl isolate 20211129_DDA chromosome 2_2, aPleWal1.hap1.20221129, whole genome shotgun sequence genomic window:
- the LOC138282491 gene encoding uncharacterized protein: MEPGNSSMEQSVSSELEDMRHELCDFIRSSVHQAVSSSLQKLSKNLENNLSNLISKSAQTAGECSTRPPAKPDMGTHMESESFSRMPEDAVPHKAPAKEYNNMAPKSSLKRKSKERNVLPVISPVIQDTDEDMPDVDSDSYLSDKDDDESFSIPPKKPKITSATPSLFDSEGFPMFDPSQIHHPNSTEWFPADHVGRYVAQKLFSPLDKQTRSKLKSECPRPVLSNKATITPTIDEQMLTFFTKQGKDPRKGVDKAWSSCQDKLLDITGPLTRIFDLVESARLDGSFLDPEELSLWIQRCFCLLGNANSSFIHERRKGLLIKLDPKLVKLATVQPQFQSDGQLFGDSFIKDLGKYVATFTSLTKAQQSMRKMFHQRVFARAGRGRGRFTGRGFTNQGSRGYYSSYQQDFRPQFYPQRGRGYRARSTRHSRATNPTVPASTTQTTS; encoded by the exons ATGGAACCTGGCAATTCCTCTATGGAACAGAGTGTTTCCTCTGAACTGGAAGACATGAGACATGAACTTTGTGATTTCATCAGAAGCTCTGTCCATCAGGCAGTTTCTTCCTCattacaaaaattatcaaaaaatctggAGAATAACCTTTCTAACTTAATTTCCAAatcggcccagactgcgggggaatgcagtacgCGTCCACCAGCGAAGCCAGATATGGGGACGCATATGGAAAGTGAGTCCTTCTCACGTAtgccagaggacgcggttcctcacaaggctcctgccaaggagtataacaatatggcGCCAAAATCTTCTCTAAAACGAAAATCTAAAGAACGCAATGTTCTCCCGGTTATTTCTCCAGTTATTCAAGATACAGACGAAGATATGCCTGATGTAGATTCAGATTCTTATTTATCTGATAAAGACGATGATGAGTCCTTTTCCATTCctccaaagaaaccaaaaataACCTCTGCTACCCCTTCTCTCTTTGACTCAGAGGGTTTTCCTATGTTCGATCCCTCTCAAATTCATCATCCCAATTCCACGGAGTGGTTTCCAGCGGACCATGTGGGTCGTTATGTGGCACAAAAACTATTTTCTCCACTAGACAAACAAACCAGGTCCAAATTAAAGTCTGAATGTCCTCGTCCCGTACTTTCCAACAAAGCCACTATCACTCCTACTATTGATGAacaaatgttgactttcttcaccAAACAAGGCAAGGACCCGCGCAAGGGCGTAGATAAAGCTTGGTCCTCTTGCCAAGATAAACTCTTAGATATTACTGGGCCTCTTACTAGAATTTTCGATCTTGTGGAATCAGCCAGACTAGACGGGTCCTTTCTGGACCCAGAAGAGTTATCTTTATGGATTCAGCGTTGTTTCTgccttttgggaaatgcaaattctTCCTTTATTCACGAGAGACGTAAAGGTCTACTTATTAAACTTGATCCCAAACTCGTCAAATTGGCAACCGTTCAACCTCAGTTCCAATCGGATGGACAGCTTTTTggagactcctttatcaaggaCCTCGGCAAATATGTTGCTACTTTCACCTCGTTAACCAAAGCCCAACAgtccatgagaaaaatgtttcaccagcgggtttttgccagggccggtagaggcaggggtcgctttaccggccgcggattcaccaatcaaggctccagaggttATTACAGCTCATATCAGCAGGACTTtagacctcagttctacccccaacgtggcagaggATACCGTGCCAGGTCGACCAGACATTCCAGAGCCACCAACCCAACAG TTCCGGCTTCAACCACTCAGACAACGTCCTAA